In a single window of the Tellurirhabdus bombi genome:
- a CDS encoding methylmalonyl-CoA mutase family protein produces the protein MSSSIDSILSEAFSAADAAQWKQQIIADLKDREWDTLRWQTLEGFSLEPFYTATDVDATPPEHQRGLLTKQSPGWLTLPEISFDEAKATNRRLHEWFTKGADGALIDIRSNPDLSLTDLSHLLNGLKMSETPLWFRGNAQAGELAQALGLLLPYQLKGGIIDDAFAHWLQTGIKPDTALEAIAAATHQTLDSGQFRTATVSSHAFHNAGATATQELAFTLSALTDLYDYLTETGLTLKQLVPKTLVSLSVGTSYFMEIAKLRALRILLSRFIQAFNSPLDPTSFFMIHSQTSPFYEAAAIPYTNLLRATTETMSAVIGGCDAITVRPYDAVLGATSSFSDRIALNISTLLKEESYLNKVSDPAAGSYYLEHLTTQLVDKAWQLFRQVEQLGGLQQAVETGFVQEEINKAYEAKKEAIHQGKILVGVTKFRVDETPTIPSVKVPDPNESAAILPDRRLAEGFE, from the coding sequence ATGTCTTCATCTATCGACTCAATTCTTTCGGAGGCTTTTTCCGCCGCTGACGCTGCCCAATGGAAGCAGCAGATTATTGCTGATTTGAAAGACCGCGAATGGGATACGCTCCGTTGGCAAACCCTGGAGGGCTTTTCGCTGGAACCTTTCTATACCGCCACCGACGTTGATGCGACACCGCCCGAACACCAGAGAGGATTACTTACTAAGCAGTCTCCTGGCTGGCTCACACTACCAGAAATCAGCTTCGACGAAGCCAAAGCCACAAACAGAAGACTGCACGAGTGGTTCACTAAAGGGGCAGATGGCGCTTTGATTGACATACGTTCTAACCCCGATTTATCCCTAACGGACCTGTCCCACCTGCTCAATGGGTTAAAAATGAGCGAAACGCCTCTTTGGTTTCGCGGAAATGCACAAGCCGGCGAACTAGCCCAGGCACTTGGTTTACTTTTACCTTATCAGCTCAAAGGAGGAATTATTGACGATGCGTTCGCGCATTGGTTACAAACAGGCATAAAGCCGGATACCGCCCTGGAAGCCATTGCCGCCGCTACGCACCAGACGCTGGATTCAGGGCAGTTCAGGACCGCGACCGTTAGCAGCCACGCTTTTCACAACGCCGGGGCCACAGCCACGCAGGAACTGGCCTTTACGCTTAGTGCGCTGACGGATCTTTACGATTACCTGACCGAGACGGGCCTAACGCTGAAACAACTTGTTCCCAAAACTCTGGTGTCACTTTCGGTAGGAACGAGTTATTTTATGGAGATCGCCAAGCTTCGTGCCCTGCGTATTTTGCTGAGCCGTTTTATCCAGGCGTTCAATTCGCCCCTGGACCCCACTTCTTTTTTCATGATCCACAGCCAAACATCCCCTTTTTACGAGGCCGCAGCCATTCCCTATACGAATCTACTTCGTGCCACCACCGAAACCATGTCTGCCGTTATCGGGGGTTGCGATGCCATCACCGTTCGGCCTTACGATGCCGTTCTTGGGGCTACCTCTTCGTTCTCCGACCGGATTGCCCTCAATATTTCTACGCTTTTGAAAGAAGAGTCTTACCTGAATAAAGTCAGTGACCCCGCCGCCGGTTCGTATTATCTGGAGCATCTAACGACCCAGTTAGTCGACAAGGCATGGCAGCTTTTTCGCCAGGTGGAGCAATTAGGTGGCTTGCAGCAAGCTGTCGAAACGGGTTTCGTTCAGGAAGAAATCAATAAGGCGTATGAGGCTAAAAAAGAGGCCATACACCAGGGCAAAATCCTAGTGGGTGTCACCAAATTCCGGGTTGACGAAACGCCAACCATCCCATCCGTAAAAGTACCCGACCCGAACGAGTCAGCAGCCATTTTACCAGACAGACGGTTGGCGGAAGGTTTTGAATAA
- a CDS encoding FAD-dependent oxidoreductase codes for MNPATFAGTAADPSYDLVIIGGTPAGIMAAVAAARMGKKSLLLERTGHIGGLPANGLGATDIATRGATGGLFLEFIQRIQQYYVKKYGADSQQVKDCSDGYHFEPSIAEQVFTEMLKEQPNVTVLTMRQFDAFPENLVIESGGIRQAKILNRTTNQVESYTGSFFLDATYEGDLIAAAGVPYVIGREGKSDFNEHGAGQLYKYWAGEEGPGTTYQGDNSIQSFNYRVCITENPANRVPIQKPKTYNRDEYVSFIEDTWTGNFTGVAIKKLTPAQREENKKRRQQGLPPIVTGTPEGILRITNIVKLPNGKTDGNNQHFAFLSTDLPEENWPWPASGWEWRDRFADRLRDYILGLFYFAQNDPEMPEWYRKSIANWGLAKDEYTDNNNFPRQVYVREGRRMKGQYWFTTHDAQPATPGARPPIHADSITASHYAIDSHAVRKRETGRIHLDGFLSYPTRPYTVPFGTIVPTKGTAGQIENLLAPVPVSGTHLGFSTLRMEPCWMALGHAAGVAASLCLSKKQKVSQLSRRLLQEELIKQKGILMYFSDVKPNHPQFEALQFFALRGFLPDWKAELDRPATATELADWKRRIDKTIPFAAKEGQTRGQVLQALYESARKLPDGALAGLNTK; via the coding sequence ATGAATCCTGCGACTTTCGCCGGAACGGCAGCCGATCCATCGTATGACCTGGTTATTATCGGAGGCACGCCCGCCGGTATCATGGCCGCCGTAGCCGCCGCCCGCATGGGTAAAAAGTCACTTTTGCTGGAGCGCACCGGTCATATTGGGGGCTTGCCCGCCAACGGATTAGGGGCTACCGATATCGCTACCCGAGGAGCAACAGGTGGCCTTTTTCTGGAATTCATTCAACGCATTCAACAATACTACGTTAAAAAGTACGGAGCTGATTCCCAGCAGGTAAAAGACTGTTCAGATGGCTATCATTTTGAGCCTTCAATCGCGGAACAGGTTTTTACGGAGATGCTGAAGGAACAACCCAATGTGACGGTGTTAACGATGCGGCAGTTTGATGCATTTCCCGAGAATCTGGTTATTGAATCAGGCGGGATTCGGCAGGCCAAAATCCTGAACCGCACAACCAATCAGGTGGAAAGCTATACGGGCTCGTTCTTCCTGGACGCAACGTATGAAGGCGATCTGATCGCGGCGGCGGGTGTGCCGTATGTAATTGGTCGTGAGGGAAAAAGCGACTTTAACGAACACGGAGCGGGCCAGTTGTACAAGTACTGGGCGGGCGAAGAAGGCCCCGGCACAACGTATCAGGGCGATAATTCGATTCAATCGTTTAATTACCGGGTTTGTATTACGGAAAACCCCGCCAACCGGGTGCCCATCCAAAAGCCAAAAACATACAACCGGGACGAATACGTTTCGTTTATCGAAGACACCTGGACGGGTAATTTTACAGGCGTAGCCATCAAAAAGTTAACACCCGCCCAGCGCGAAGAAAACAAGAAACGGCGGCAGCAGGGATTACCGCCCATCGTGACGGGAACGCCGGAAGGCATCCTCCGAATCACCAATATCGTGAAGTTGCCAAATGGAAAAACAGACGGCAACAACCAGCATTTTGCGTTTCTTTCCACCGACTTACCGGAAGAAAACTGGCCCTGGCCCGCTTCGGGTTGGGAGTGGCGGGATCGCTTCGCGGACCGGCTGCGGGATTACATTCTCGGCCTGTTTTATTTTGCGCAAAACGACCCCGAAATGCCGGAATGGTACCGCAAATCCATTGCTAACTGGGGGTTGGCCAAAGACGAATATACCGATAACAACAACTTCCCGCGTCAGGTATACGTGCGGGAAGGGCGGCGCATGAAAGGGCAATACTGGTTTACCACGCACGATGCGCAGCCCGCCACGCCCGGAGCCCGACCACCCATTCACGCCGACAGCATAACCGCCAGCCATTACGCCATTGATTCCCACGCCGTTCGGAAGCGGGAAACGGGGCGCATTCACCTGGATGGTTTTTTGAGTTACCCGACCCGACCCTATACCGTTCCCTTTGGAACAATTGTGCCAACGAAAGGAACTGCCGGTCAGATTGAAAACTTGCTGGCGCCGGTTCCTGTCTCGGGAACCCACCTCGGTTTTTCAACCCTGCGGATGGAGCCGTGCTGGATGGCTTTGGGGCACGCGGCGGGCGTGGCGGCCAGTCTTTGTTTAAGTAAAAAGCAGAAAGTTAGTCAGTTGTCCAGGCGGCTGTTGCAGGAAGAACTCATTAAGCAGAAAGGCATTCTGATGTATTTCTCGGATGTAAAGCCAAACCATCCGCAGTTTGAAGCCTTGCAGTTTTTTGCCCTGCGTGGTTTTTTACCCGACTGGAAAGCCGAGCTGGACCGCCCCGCTACAGCGACTGAACTAGCTGATTGGAAGCGCCGGATTGATAAAACCATCCCGTTTGCGGCGAAAGAAGGCCAGACACGCGGGCAGGTTCTACAGGCTTTGTATGAGTCGGCGCGCAAGCTGCCCGATGGTGCCTTAGCCGGATTAAACACGAAATAA
- a CDS encoding FAD-dependent oxidoreductase produces MTKTISCKAAIGLICFVAFLFPAAAQSVSEVDICVYGGTSGGVIAAYTAKKQGKTVLLIEPGKHLGGMTTGGLGLTDIGNKYAITGLARDYYRRIGQHYGKFEQWIFEPHVAEDLFKDYVKRGNVDVLFTHRLNSVRKKGAQIQEIVLERSDKPSERRTVRAKMFIDCSYEGDLMAKAGVSYIVGREDNKQYNETISGVQLMKGHQLPDGIDPYKTPGNPNSGLVWGVSPAKLDPDGTGDRKVQAYNYRICLSSDPANQVAITRPAGYDSTKFELLVRLINAQPQKRSLNDYFIWSGMPNKKTDINNRNGFSTDMIGMNYDYPDASYEKREQIIRDHELYTKGLLYFFGHDSRVPQELREQMLKWGYPKDEYMDSGNWSPQLYIREARRMIGSYVMTQANCQGKEVVKDGVGMAAYTMDSHNCQRIVVEKDGKMMAKNEGNVEIGGFGPYPIAYRSLIPKEAECTNLLVPVCMSATHIAYGSIRMEPVFMVLGQSSAQAAVMAIDAKTSVQKVDIAKLQNTLKVNPLADGSIPEILVDNDDKGAVMVSGEWKDSKSKGGYGPSFLVNDGQSKSHVRFTPTIQKAGKYQVFTYFPRVEKPTSQLGITVSDGKTSKEITVKPNDVVVVGQTSGEWVSLGEYTLAPGKTGYVEIATKEADGSAVADAVLFVPVSRN; encoded by the coding sequence ATGACTAAAACGATTTCCTGTAAAGCGGCTATCGGGCTTATCTGTTTCGTAGCCTTTCTATTTCCGGCGGCGGCGCAATCAGTCAGCGAGGTAGATATTTGTGTTTACGGTGGTACTTCAGGCGGGGTAATTGCCGCTTATACCGCCAAAAAACAAGGCAAGACGGTTCTATTAATTGAACCCGGCAAGCATTTGGGCGGCATGACTACGGGCGGTCTGGGCTTGACAGATATTGGCAATAAATACGCCATTACCGGACTAGCGCGCGATTATTACCGGCGCATCGGCCAGCATTACGGCAAATTTGAACAGTGGATTTTTGAGCCGCACGTGGCCGAAGATCTTTTCAAAGATTACGTTAAGCGGGGTAATGTTGATGTTTTGTTTACTCATCGTCTCAACAGCGTCCGTAAAAAAGGGGCTCAGATTCAGGAGATTGTGCTGGAACGATCTGACAAACCATCGGAGCGCAGAACCGTGCGGGCCAAGATGTTCATTGATTGCTCCTACGAAGGCGACCTGATGGCGAAAGCGGGCGTTTCGTACATCGTTGGACGCGAGGATAACAAACAATACAACGAAACCATCAGCGGGGTTCAATTGATGAAAGGGCACCAGTTGCCAGATGGCATTGACCCGTACAAAACACCCGGAAACCCAAATTCTGGGCTGGTTTGGGGCGTTAGCCCAGCCAAGCTGGACCCGGACGGCACAGGCGACCGCAAGGTACAGGCCTACAATTACCGCATTTGTTTGTCTTCCGATCCGGCCAACCAGGTAGCTATTACGCGCCCGGCGGGGTACGATTCCACGAAATTTGAACTGCTTGTCCGGCTAATCAACGCGCAGCCGCAGAAACGCTCGCTCAACGATTATTTTATCTGGAGCGGCATGCCCAACAAAAAGACGGACATCAACAACCGGAATGGCTTTTCAACCGATATGATCGGCATGAATTATGATTATCCGGACGCCAGTTATGAAAAGCGGGAGCAGATTATTCGGGATCACGAACTGTATACCAAGGGCTTGCTGTATTTCTTTGGCCATGATTCACGCGTGCCACAGGAGCTTCGGGAGCAAATGCTGAAGTGGGGCTACCCTAAGGATGAATACATGGATTCGGGAAACTGGTCGCCGCAGCTGTACATCCGGGAGGCCCGCCGCATGATCGGCAGCTACGTGATGACGCAGGCGAATTGCCAAGGCAAAGAAGTTGTAAAGGATGGCGTCGGAATGGCGGCCTATACGATGGATTCGCACAATTGCCAGCGGATTGTGGTCGAAAAAGATGGCAAGATGATGGCTAAAAACGAAGGCAACGTAGAAATCGGCGGCTTCGGTCCGTACCCGATTGCGTATCGTTCGCTAATACCAAAAGAAGCCGAATGTACCAACCTGCTGGTGCCGGTTTGTATGTCGGCAACGCACATTGCCTATGGTTCGATTCGGATGGAGCCTGTCTTTATGGTGCTGGGCCAGTCGTCCGCCCAGGCAGCCGTTATGGCCATTGATGCGAAAACCAGCGTGCAGAAGGTGGACATAGCCAAGCTGCAAAACACGTTGAAAGTCAATCCGCTGGCTGACGGAAGCATACCGGAAATTCTGGTAGACAATGATGATAAAGGAGCCGTAATGGTTTCTGGTGAATGGAAGGATAGCAAAAGCAAAGGCGGCTACGGCCCCTCTTTTCTAGTGAACGACGGACAAAGCAAAAGCCACGTCCGGTTTACGCCTACCATTCAAAAGGCCGGTAAGTATCAGGTATTTACTTACTTCCCGCGCGTTGAAAAGCCAACGTCTCAGTTAGGCATCACGGTTTCGGATGGCAAAACCAGCAAAGAGATCACGGTGAAGCCAAATGATGTGGTGGTTGTAGGCCAGACATCGGGTGAGTGGGTATCACTGGGCGAATATACCCTCGCACCGGGAAAGACAGGTTACGTCGAAATTGCTACAAAAGAAGCCGATGGTTCGGCGGTGGCGGATGCTGTTCTGTTCGTGCCTGTGTCGAGAAATTGA